The following are encoded together in the Bacteroidales bacterium MB20-C3-3 genome:
- the rpmI gene encoding 50S ribosomal protein L35, with protein MPKIKTNSGAKKRFQLTGSGKIKRKHAYKSHILTKKTTKQKRNLTYSALVSTSDEKRIKALLVA; from the coding sequence ATGCCCAAAATTAAAACCAACTCCGGTGCCAAAAAGCGTTTTCAGCTTACCGGATCGGGGAAAATCAAGAGAAAACACGCTTATAAAAGCCACATTCTCACCAAAAAGACAACTAAGCAAAAGAGAAATTTGACCTACTCGGCTCTTGTTTCAACATCAGACGAGAAGAGAATCAAAGCATTACTTGTTGCATAG
- a CDS encoding BACON domain-containing carbohydrate-binding protein has product MNKIIKNSFILYLVCVLLNSCTTKPISFILNISNELIETGPGNYTGEVILTSNYKWSIESDLPEWLSVNPSSGDGGSSVVKIDIKINELDKERSHIISIRAGDIEKQISVHQEAATIFLITDTIIECSEYGALVEIPVKTNKSCSMTIDGGGGWIELQPTKALTEIKYSLLIAPLSMDIEREAKVIFSDNYNIPIDTVILRQSTKRLKLKRILSAIYKSTNGDNWRNNTNWNSEKPFREWYGLETNGVDVVKIDLSNNNLKGTIPVEISGLTELTSLKLWSNELGGELPSSISKLYKLKELIISNNHFEEKFPDELYQLRELETLSLSNNKFVFDLKKACIGMTKLKELALDNIQINSTIPTEIALLSDLQLLSMRFCGLYGNIPSQLWSLYSIKHLALDNNELSGEISPMIADLKNLKILGLGANNLSGKIPVQIATLKKLEYLQLFFNYFHGPLPLSLKNLPNWKNISNENNIYQQKDGLFLSHEGFVIGDLYYNDNNTNPVGVVYRLDNKIGIPLTDQSGSSEYCSVVYGISNKTLWSLEYSDTPSDNLSDGLYNCAALENYVKTQNTLLANFPALKWCLSINKLSGLSDSFIEMKTVENSKMWYIPAPYETIEIFANIDIINSMLKLAEISQGFKTQQYISSYDGDFLNKYAVSIVDKLSTDITYKDKKEICDILLIKKIR; this is encoded by the coding sequence ATGAATAAAATCATAAAAAACTCATTTATACTATATCTCGTTTGTGTGCTGCTAAACAGTTGTACGACCAAACCAATTTCCTTTATTCTAAACATTAGTAATGAATTAATTGAAACCGGCCCCGGTAATTATACCGGTGAAGTTATTTTAACGAGTAATTACAAATGGAGTATCGAGAGTGATCTTCCGGAATGGCTAAGTGTCAATCCCTCTTCTGGAGATGGAGGTAGCTCTGTGGTTAAAATCGATATTAAAATTAACGAACTTGATAAAGAGAGATCTCACATCATAAGCATAAGAGCTGGTGATATAGAAAAACAAATTAGTGTTCACCAGGAGGCAGCAACTATTTTTTTAATAACGGACACTATAATTGAGTGCTCGGAATATGGTGCTTTAGTGGAAATTCCCGTTAAAACTAATAAAAGTTGCAGTATGACAATTGACGGTGGTGGCGGATGGATAGAACTTCAGCCAACAAAAGCTCTCACTGAAATAAAATATTCGTTATTAATAGCTCCTTTAAGTATGGATATTGAGAGAGAGGCCAAAGTTATATTTTCAGATAATTACAACATCCCGATTGATACAGTTATCCTTAGACAGTCAACCAAAAGGCTCAAACTCAAGAGAATATTAAGTGCAATATATAAATCAACCAATGGTGACAACTGGAGGAATAACACCAATTGGAATAGTGAGAAACCATTTCGGGAGTGGTATGGACTTGAGACAAACGGAGTTGATGTAGTTAAAATTGATCTGTCAAATAACAATCTTAAAGGCACAATACCAGTTGAAATATCTGGTCTAACAGAATTAACTTCTTTAAAACTTTGGTCCAATGAATTGGGAGGAGAACTACCTTCTTCCATTTCAAAACTGTATAAATTAAAAGAGCTCATCATCAGCAATAACCATTTCGAGGAGAAATTTCCTGATGAACTTTATCAGCTCAGAGAACTAGAAACATTGTCACTCAGCAATAACAAGTTTGTTTTTGATTTAAAAAAAGCATGTATTGGTATGACAAAACTAAAGGAGCTGGCCTTAGACAACATCCAAATTAACTCAACTATTCCTACAGAAATCGCCTTGTTATCTGATCTTCAGCTATTATCCATGAGATTTTGCGGGCTGTATGGGAATATTCCGTCTCAATTATGGAGTCTATACTCTATTAAACATTTAGCTTTAGATAATAACGAACTCTCAGGGGAGATCTCTCCTATGATAGCTGATTTAAAAAACCTTAAAATCCTTGGATTAGGAGCTAATAATCTTTCAGGGAAAATTCCGGTACAAATTGCAACATTAAAAAAATTAGAGTATCTCCAACTCTTTTTTAACTACTTCCATGGTCCGCTACCACTGTCTCTAAAGAATCTGCCTAACTGGAAGAATATTTCAAATGAAAATAATATTTACCAGCAAAAAGATGGTCTCTTTCTGTCTCATGAAGGTTTTGTAATTGGAGATTTGTATTATAATGATAATAATACTAATCCTGTTGGAGTAGTATATAGGCTTGATAATAAAATTGGTATTCCATTGACAGATCAAAGTGGAAGTTCCGAGTATTGTTCAGTTGTTTATGGAATTTCAAATAAAACTTTATGGAGTTTGGAATACTCAGACACTCCTTCTGATAACCTCTCCGATGGGTTATATAATTGTGCTGCTCTAGAAAACTATGTAAAAACTCAAAACACCCTGCTTGCTAACTTTCCTGCACTTAAATGGTGCCTTTCAATCAATAAATTATCCGGATTATCTGACTCATTTATTGAAATGAAGACTGTAGAAAATTCAAAAATGTGGTATATTCCGGCTCCTTATGAGACAATAGAAATATTTGCAAATATTGATATTATCAATAGCATGCTAAAGTTGGCAGAGATATCTCAAGGATTTAAGACTCAGCAATACATCTCCTCTTATGATGGTGATTTTTTGAACAAATATGCTGTTTCAATAGTTGATAAATTAAGTACTGATATAACTTACAAGGATAAAAAAGAGATATGTGACATATTGCTTATAAAAAAGATAAGATAA
- the lepB gene encoding signal peptidase I: MNIKNIISNKWFRFSIWAILYLLWVIWFGNWWFLLGLAVIFDLFITKKVKWAFWKKRYKKGEKRNGWLDWLDAIIFALVVSTFIKAFFFESYMIPTSSMERSLLTGDYLFVSKLRYGPKVSQTPISFPLVHNVMPVTGGESYVEWISNPYRRLRGITSVKRDDIVVFNFPHGDTVLKGAPTDDYYTHVRLNGREYTHKMYGPVVVRPDDKKDHYVKRCVAIAGDSLQIVNGKVIVNGTPQPDYPGIQSTYTVFTNGTQINQRIFDQLELNTGEIYFDASMPGYLSLPLNEKEVGTISSLANVAEVRPNIDIYPPDFPDSPLLIFPFKDTFKWTKDNYGPLWIPKAGVTVKLDQENLPLYSRIISAYEKNTLEVKDGQIFINGAEADSYTFKMDYYFMMGDNRHNSLDSRYWGFVPESHVVGTPSVIWFSKDNNKSFPKNIRWKRIFKFV, from the coding sequence TTGAATATAAAAAACATAATAAGTAACAAGTGGTTCAGATTTTCAATCTGGGCCATCTTATACTTATTGTGGGTCATATGGTTTGGTAACTGGTGGTTCTTGCTTGGTCTGGCTGTGATATTTGATTTATTTATCACAAAAAAGGTTAAGTGGGCCTTCTGGAAAAAAAGATACAAAAAGGGAGAGAAAAGAAATGGCTGGCTTGACTGGCTGGATGCAATTATTTTTGCTCTTGTGGTCTCCACATTTATTAAAGCCTTCTTTTTTGAGTCTTATATGATTCCAACCTCTTCAATGGAGAGGTCTCTGTTAACCGGTGACTACCTGTTTGTAAGCAAACTAAGGTACGGTCCAAAGGTTTCTCAGACACCAATCTCCTTTCCGCTGGTTCACAATGTGATGCCGGTTACAGGAGGAGAGTCTTATGTTGAGTGGATTTCAAATCCATACAGAAGACTTAGAGGGATTACCTCAGTGAAGCGTGATGATATAGTTGTCTTTAACTTCCCTCACGGAGACACTGTTCTCAAAGGGGCACCAACGGATGACTATTACACTCATGTCAGACTTAACGGCAGGGAGTATACACATAAAATGTACGGTCCTGTAGTTGTCAGACCTGATGACAAAAAAGATCACTATGTAAAGAGGTGTGTTGCCATAGCCGGCGATTCACTTCAGATAGTGAACGGAAAGGTAATTGTTAACGGGACTCCTCAGCCGGATTACCCGGGTATACAAAGTACCTATACCGTTTTTACTAACGGAACACAAATTAACCAAAGGATATTTGACCAGCTTGAGCTGAATACCGGAGAGATTTATTTTGATGCATCAATGCCGGGCTACCTCTCGCTTCCATTAAACGAGAAAGAGGTTGGTACCATCTCCTCTCTTGCCAATGTAGCAGAGGTGAGACCTAACATTGATATTTACCCGCCGGATTTTCCGGACTCTCCGCTTCTTATCTTCCCTTTTAAAGATACATTTAAATGGACAAAAGATAATTATGGACCATTATGGATTCCAAAAGCCGGTGTAACAGTTAAACTGGATCAAGAGAACCTTCCTCTCTACAGCAGAATTATTTCTGCATATGAAAAGAACACCCTTGAGGTAAAGGATGGACAAATTTTCATTAACGGAGCAGAGGCAGATTCATACACATTTAAGATGGATTATTACTTTATGATGGGTGATAACAGACACAACTCCCTGGATTCAAGGTACTGGGGTTTTGTTCCGGAGTCACATGTCGTGGGTACACCTTCGGTTATATGGTTTTCCAAGGATAACAACAAGTCTTTCCCTAAGAATATCAGGTGGAAGAGGATTTTTAAATTTGTGTAA
- the rpmB gene encoding 50S ribosomal protein L28: MARVCQVTGKKRMIGNNVSHSKRRTKREFAPNLQNKRFWLEEEQRFVTLKVSAAGMRTINKNGLSAVLKKSKANGLIKLV, translated from the coding sequence ATGGCAAGAGTTTGTCAAGTTACAGGAAAAAAGAGAATGATAGGAAACAATGTTTCCCACTCTAAGCGCCGTACAAAGCGCGAGTTTGCCCCAAACCTCCAGAACAAGCGTTTTTGGCTGGAAGAGGAGCAGAGATTCGTAACTCTCAAGGTTTCGGCCGCAGGGATGCGTACAATTAATAAAAACGGTCTGAGCGCTGTGCTCAAGAAATCAAAGGCCAATGGTTTAATTAAACTTGTTTAA
- a CDS encoding DUF4295 family protein translates to MAKKAVASFGGGKGASKSKVKCIRMVKSTRGAYAFLEEMVPTEAAKEFFEKK, encoded by the coding sequence ATGGCAAAGAAAGCAGTTGCATCATTCGGCGGCGGAAAAGGAGCATCAAAGTCAAAAGTTAAGTGCATCCGTATGGTAAAATCTACCCGTGGCGCTTATGCCTTCCTAGAGGAGATGGTTCCAACCGAGGCAGCAAAAGAGTTCTTCGAAAAGAAATAA
- the rpmG gene encoding 50S ribosomal protein L33, with protein MAKKSNKNRIQVILECTEQRESGIPGISRYITTKNKKNTTQRLERKKYNPFLKKVTLHREIK; from the coding sequence ATGGCAAAAAAGTCAAATAAAAACAGAATACAGGTTATTCTTGAGTGCACAGAGCAGAGAGAGAGCGGTATCCCCGGAATTTCCAGGTATATCACTACCAAGAATAAGAAGAACACTACTCAGCGCCTGGAGCGCAAGAAGTATAATCCTTTCCTTAAAAAGGTAACTTTACACCGCGAGATTAAATAA
- the rplT gene encoding 50S ribosomal protein L20: MPRSVNSVASRARRKKILKLTRGNFLARANVWTVAKNTYEKGLTYAYRDRKTKKRNFRALWIQRINAAAREHGMNYSQFIGKLAKNNVGLNRKVLADLAMNNPQAFEAIINSVK, encoded by the coding sequence ATGCCAAGATCGGTAAATTCGGTAGCTTCCAGAGCTCGCCGTAAAAAAATTCTTAAGCTCACCAGAGGTAATTTCCTCGCAAGAGCAAACGTGTGGACCGTAGCTAAAAACACGTACGAAAAAGGTTTAACATACGCATATCGCGACCGTAAAACCAAAAAGCGCAATTTCCGCGCACTATGGATTCAAAGGATAAATGCAGCAGCAAGAGAGCACGGAATGAACTACTCACAGTTCATTGGCAAACTTGCAAAGAACAATGTAGGTCTTAACCGCAAAGTTCTTGCAGATCTCGCTATGAACAATCCACAGGCATTTGAAGCCATCATCAACTCTGTAAAATAG
- a CDS encoding serine/threonine-protein kinase, which produces MDENSVSGFIDYHQGVSKSFSQKDCYKLVKLLNKGAGYSCISLCRRNGKLFAAKSIKPEFKNNPIYASLLEKEYDITFSLDHPNICKTYDYTFIEELGVSIIMEYVDGLTLRDWYESDSIDEKFLFKFLSEICSAMEYCHKRQIIHRDIKPENIIITNNGNNVKLIDFGFSDSDSFELLKNPAGTKYYASPEQLRGEILDQRSDIYSLGITLSSITSQKRYHAVFRKVIKGCVSPDKERRFSSVTQISSIIESYNKTRRHGNNIIASTLQTILVIISIVVFYIFYSNLTHNNKESSFPENAIITRKDSIAGISNTISENNLKEFNLKGSHSVSELSVAETYFECYKKIDEYLNKFSETLRERYDVNIEEKIPNFSRDSIKASEEMNIIIKRLYSIFPSGAGNSFSEYIERSSSWAALALNKTINSFRADYYTAFANKISDSYNKSEEINQFSSPHDWYNYKYPSVAKYNLEQIMFHF; this is translated from the coding sequence ATGGATGAAAATTCTGTTTCCGGATTTATTGATTATCATCAAGGGGTTAGCAAATCCTTCTCTCAAAAGGATTGTTACAAACTAGTAAAGCTCTTAAACAAAGGGGCAGGCTACTCATGTATTTCACTTTGCCGTAGAAACGGAAAGCTTTTTGCAGCCAAATCCATTAAGCCTGAATTTAAAAATAATCCAATTTACGCTTCGCTATTGGAAAAAGAGTATGATATAACCTTCTCTCTTGATCACCCCAATATCTGTAAAACTTATGATTACACTTTTATTGAAGAGCTAGGTGTTTCAATCATAATGGAGTATGTAGACGGCCTTACGCTCAGAGATTGGTATGAGAGTGACAGTATTGATGAAAAATTTTTATTCAAATTCCTCTCAGAGATATGCAGTGCAATGGAATACTGTCATAAAAGACAGATAATTCATAGAGATATTAAACCTGAAAATATAATTATTACCAATAATGGTAATAATGTTAAACTTATTGACTTTGGCTTCTCTGATTCGGATTCATTTGAATTATTAAAAAATCCTGCAGGGACAAAATACTACGCCTCTCCAGAACAGCTGAGAGGAGAGATATTGGATCAAAGATCTGACATATATTCACTTGGGATAACATTATCATCCATTACTTCACAAAAGAGATATCATGCTGTTTTTAGAAAGGTTATCAAGGGATGTGTCTCTCCTGATAAAGAGAGAAGATTTTCAAGTGTGACGCAGATCTCTTCCATCATTGAAAGCTATAATAAGACCCGTAGACACGGCAATAATATTATCGCATCTACTTTACAAACCATTCTCGTTATTATTTCCATTGTTGTTTTTTATATTTTCTACAGTAACCTCACGCACAATAACAAAGAGAGCTCCTTTCCAGAAAATGCGATTATTACCAGAAAAGATTCAATTGCAGGTATTTCGAATACTATATCAGAAAATAATCTTAAAGAGTTTAATCTGAAAGGAAGCCATTCGGTTTCAGAATTAAGTGTGGCGGAAACCTATTTTGAGTGCTACAAAAAAATTGATGAGTATCTTAATAAATTTTCAGAAACTTTAAGAGAAAGGTATGATGTAAATATAGAGGAGAAGATTCCAAATTTCTCAAGGGATAGTATAAAAGCTTCAGAAGAGATGAATATTATCATAAAGAGGTTATACAGCATATTCCCCTCAGGAGCTGGTAATAGTTTTTCCGAATATATTGAGAGAAGCAGCTCATGGGCCGCACTGGCTTTGAATAAGACAATTAATAGTTTCAGAGCCGATTATTATACCGCTTTTGCAAATAAAATATCCGATAGCTATAATAAGTCGGAAGAAATAAATCAATTTTCATCACCCCATGATTGGTACAATTATAAATATCCTTCAGTGGCCAAGTATAATCTGGAACAGATTATGTTTCACTTCTGA